From the genome of Fundulus heteroclitus isolate FHET01 chromosome 9, MU-UCD_Fhet_4.1, whole genome shotgun sequence, one region includes:
- the LOC105915937 gene encoding protein Dr1 — protein sequence MASSSGNDDDLTIPRAAINKMIKETLPNVRVANDARELVVNCCTEFIHLISSEANEICNKSDKKTISPEHVINALESLGFASYITEVKDVLQECKSVAMKRRKASSRLENLGIPEEELLRQQQELFAQARQQQAELAQQEWLQMQQAAQQAQMAAASASAAQQASSSQDEDDEDDM from the exons ATGGCTTCCTCCTCCGGAAACGACGACGACCTCACAATCCCCAGAGCGGCGATCAACAAGATGATCAAAGAGACTCTTCCTAACGTGAGGGTGGCTAACGACGCCCGGGAGCTGGTGGTTAACTGCTGCACGGAGTTCATCCACCTGATCTCCTCTGAAGCCAACGAGATATGCAACAAGTCGGACAAGAAGACCATATCCCCGGAGCACGTCATCAACG CGCTAGAGAGCCTCGGTTTCGCATCGTACATCACGGAGGTGAAAGACGTGCTGCAGGAGTGCAAAAGTGTCGccatgaagaggaggaaggccaGCTCCCGACTGGAGAACCTGGGCATCCCGGAGGAGGAGCTGCTCcggcagcagcaggagctgtTCGCGCAG GCCCggcagcagcaggcagagctCGCCCAGCAGGAGTGGCTGCAGATGCAGCAGGCCGCCCAGCAGGCACAGATGGCAGCAGCGTCTGCCAGCGCTGCTCAGCAAGCCAGCTCCTCTCAGGACGAAGACGACGAGGATGACATGTGA